In the Plectropomus leopardus isolate mb chromosome 5, YSFRI_Pleo_2.0, whole genome shotgun sequence genome, one interval contains:
- the LOC121943563 gene encoding fukutin-related protein: MRISLCQGLLTGAIILNLLILYYVSRAQQQMMEKRKELGRGTRRAALPASGLGGGLGVLVGAGGEPGVVGAEGHSRGPRVTVLLREFENFENYVGDVANSFLRQRPELPFLAVSDTSPYPPLVLPEGARLLVLSPSPDQPPQAHRPEFHVQTEFVLLVPDGVELEQPRAIERLIRELEGEGGGPVRLVAAPVLARSAVQCLHLRVNLREWTATYSPAASGSSGSVCTALQGDAVVLIRTEDLFNLSVPLGHPLFSSLFVQTALRGWKVKLLESPCFAANHRPLFSSAHNQWKADTRLKEATGKLMRSFGLKRLLMPDGKDQWYGCSKETPRCFGTVQDDTPDYLYLDRWTPPCCLRALRETTKYVINILETSGVRYWLEGGTLLGAVRHQDIIPWDYDVDLGIYLEDVPNCDHLKNLDSGSLVDANGYVWERAVEGDFYRVQYSEANHLHVDLWPFYPRNGVMTKDTWTEHKQDVEFPEHFLQPLVPMSFAGITAYSPNNQRAFLELKFGEGVIENPQYPNPAKKRLDRSKL, encoded by the coding sequence ATGCGGATCAGTCTCTGCCAGGGCCTGTTAACTGGTGCCATCATCCTGAACCTCCTCATCCTCTACTATGTGTCCCGGGCCCAGCAACAAATGATGGAGAAAAGGAAGGAGCTGGGCAGGGGCACAAGGAGGGCCGCCCTACCAGCCTCTGGTCTGGGGGGAGGCCTGGGGGTACTTGTAGGAGCTGGAGGTGAGCCTGGAGTGGTCGGAGCCGAGGGGCATAGTCGTGGCCCACGTGTGACTGTCCTTCTTCGGGAATTTGAAAACTTTGAGAACTATGTTGGGGACGTGGCTAATTCCTTCCTCCGCCAGAGACCTGAGCTTCCCTTCCTGGCTGTATCTGACACCTCTCCGTACCCTCCCTTGGTGCTTCCAGAGGGAGCGCGCCTTCTAGTGCTCTCCCCAAGTCCTGACCAGCCACCTCAAGCTCACAGGCCAGAGTTTCACGTCCAGACGGAGTTTGTGCTGCTGGTGCCAGATGGGGTGGAGTTGGAGCAGCCTCGGGCGATCGAGAGGCTGATCAGGGAGTTGGAAGGTGAGGGTGGGGGGCCTGTGAGGCTGGTAGCTGCGCCCGTGCTGGCTCGATCTGCTGTGCAGTGTCTCCACTTGCGGGTGAACCTCAGAGAGTGGACAGCCACCTACTCACCAGCTGCGTCTGGGAGCAGCGGGAGTGTGTGTACGGCTTTACAAGGAGACGCAGTTGTCCTCATTCGCACAGAGGATCTTTTTaacctctctgtccctctgggGCATCCCCTCTTCTCCTCGCTCTTTGTCCAGACAGCCTTGAGAGGCTGGAAGGTCAAGCTGCTGGAGAGCCCTTGTTTCGCTGCAAACCACCGACCCCTCTTCAGCTCCGCTCACAACCAGTGGAAGGCCGACACTCGGCTGAAGGAGGCCACCGGGAAGCTCATGCGGAGCTTTGGACTGAAGCGTCTCCTAATGCCTGATGGGAAGGATCAGTGGTATGGCTGCAGTAAAGAGACGCCTCGCTGCTTTGGCACGGTGCAGGATGACACTCCAGACTACCTTTATCTGGATCGCTGGACTCCTCCCTGCTGTCTGCGTGCTCTCAGGGAAACCACCAAGTATGTTATCAATATCCTGGAGACCTCCGGTGTGCGCTACTGGCTAGAGGGGGGGACTCTTCTGGGCGCTGTGCGCCATCAGGACATCATCCCGTGGGATTATGATGTGGACCTTGGCATCTACCTGGAGGATGTACCCAACTGTGATCACCTGAAGAACTTGGACTCAGGCTCTCTTGTGGATGCTAACGGCTACGTTTGGGAGCGTGCAGTGGAAGGAGACTTCTACAGAGTCCAGTACAGCGAGGCCAACCACCTGCATGTTGACCTGTGGCCGTTCTATCCACGCAATGGCGTCATGACCAAAGACACATGGACAGAGCACAAGCAAGACGTGGAGTTCCCAGAACACTTCCTGCAGCCGCTGGTGCCCATGTCCTTCGCCGGCATCACTGCTTACAGTCCCAACAACCAGCGAGCTTTCTTGGAGCTCAAGTTTGGAGAGGGTGTTATTGAGAACCCTCAGTATCCCAACCCTGCAAAAAAGAGGCTGGACAGAAGCAAATTATGA
- the slc1a5 gene encoding neutral amino acid transporter B(0), producing MAEKMDMEGGKATNGEAHLDEPLANGTNSPKQGNQVPLSERVKKIVMANLLVILTVAGVIIGVFIGLAVRNAELTRTQVIYIGFPGELLIRLLKMIIIPLVVCSLVSGAASIDPKALGKLGGWAMLFFLVTTLIASSIGVIMAYILTPGSGSIAKPKVQGLDDDVPAAKEVIDSFLDLIRNIFPSNLVSAAFQSYATSYKLVTKNGTDGNPNITVEKVPFGTDQDGMNILGLVVFAIVFGVALRKLGEEGEILIKFFNSFNEATMVLVSWIMWYAPLGIMFLVAGKIVEMEDVGTLFASLGKYIACCIIGHAIHGLLVLPGIYFIITRKNPYTFLWGIFTALATAFGTSSSSATLPLMMKCVEENNGVSKHISRFILPIGATVNMDGAALFQCVAAVFIAQLNNYPLNFIQIITILVTATASSVGAAGIPAGGVLTLAIILEAVGLPTNDISLILAVDWLVDRTCTILNVEGDAFGAGLLQHFVDRTSKREDGAELSEVRLEGEPALPAPEYSPLIEKQDGRDSAEAVKRAHSNEKESVM from the exons ATGGCAGAGAAGATGGACATGGAGGGAGGGAAGGCAACCAACGGAGAGGCGCACCTCGACGAGCCGCTGGCGAACGGCACCAACAGCCCCAAGCAGGGCAACCAAGTGCCGCTGTCCGAGCGGGTCAAGAAGATAGTGATGGCGAACCTGCTGGTTATTCTCACAGTAGCCGGTGTTATCATCGGTGTTTTTATTGGACTTGCCGTGCGTAACGCGGAACTTACCAGGACCCAGGTCATCTACATCGGTTTCCCTGGCGAGCTGCTTATCCGGCTATTGAAGATGATCATTATCCCTCTGGTTGTGTGCAGTCTGGTATCCGGGGCGGCCAGCATCGACCCCAAAGCCCTGGGCAAACTTGGTGGCTgggccatgctgtttttcctcgTCACCACTTTAATTGCGTCCTCCATCGGGGTTATAATGGCTTACATCCTGACGCCAGGTTCTGGATCCATAGCCAAACCAAAGGTGCAGGGCTTGGATGACGATGTGCCTGCTGCTAAAGAAGTGATAGACTCATTCTTGGACTTGATCAG GAACATATTTCCCTCCAACCTGGTGTCTGCTGCTTTTCAGTCA TATGCAACCAGCTACAAGCTGGTAACCAAGAATGGCACAGATGGAAATCCCAACATCACAGTGGAGAAG GTGCCCTTTGGAACAGACCAGGATGGCATGAATATTCTCGGTCTGGTGGTGTTTGCCATTGTGTTTGGTGTTGCTTTAAGGAAGctgggagaggaaggagagatcCTCATCAAGTTTTTCAACTCCTTTAACGAGGCCACCATGGTGCTGGTCTCCTGGATCATGTG GTATGCCCCTCTTGGTATTATGTTCCTTGTAGCTGGCAAGATCGTTGAGATGGAGGATGTTGGTACACTATTTGCCAGTCTTGGAAAATATATAGCTTGCTGCATCATCGGCCATGCCATCCATGGCCTTCTCGTGCTGCCTGGCATTTACTTCATCATTACAAGGAAGAATCCGTACACCTTCCTCTGGGGGATATTCACAGCTCTGGCAACAGCCTTCGGTACAAGCTCCAG CTCTGCCACTCTGCCCCTGATGATGAAGTGTGTGGAGGAAAATAACGGCGTATCCAAGCACATCAGCCGTTTCATCCTGCCTATTGGAGCCACAGTCAACATGGACGGAGCTGCTCTCTTCCAGTGCGTGGCTGCAGTTTTCATTGCTCAGCTGAACAACTATCCCCTGAACTTCATCCAAATCATTACCATCCT TGTGACAGCTACAGCGTCCAGTGTCGGAGCAGCAGGTATACCTGCTGGTGGTGTGTTGACCCTCGCCATCATCCTGGAGGCAGTAGGACTGCCAACCAATGACATCTCTCTTATCTTGGCTGTTGACTGGCTTGT TGACCGTACCTGCACAATACTGAATGTAGAGGGCGACGCCTTTGGAGCTGGGCTCTTGCAGCACTTTGTGGACCGCACATCCAAACGAGAAGATGGAGCAGAGCTGAGTGAGGTCAGGCTAGAGGGCGAGCCAGCACTTCCGGCTCCGGAGTACTCACCACTCATTGAGAAACAGGATGGGAGGGACAGTGCAGAAGCAGTAAAGAGGGCTCATTCCAATGAAAAGGAGTCTGTCATGTAA